In a single window of the Merismopedia glauca CCAP 1448/3 genome:
- a CDS encoding GntR family transcriptional regulator: MVHFYLHSDSDIPASRQLFDQIRFAIASRQYAPGDRLPSTRQLAMQTGLHRNTISKVYQQLEEIGLVVSQAGSGIYVRPQGNQITPQQQSPIATQYPQAHQTVHECIENLMTQGCSLAQAKELFLAEIDWRLRCSAKVVVTTPSRDVGAGELIVQELEQYLGIPVDLSTLESLSSRLEEDSSVTVVTSRYFLPEAEAIACNFSVRVIPVDIQDYAQELEIIKNLPNNSCLGVVSLSPGILKVVEVIVNSLRGEEIYSISCLVTDTQKLQATVSSAHTIISDRASYHTVKAAIAQLQDDLIRIPKLIESQNYIGTASVNLLKRELGLI, from the coding sequence ATGGTGCATTTTTACCTGCATTCAGATAGCGATATTCCCGCTTCCAGACAGTTATTCGACCAAATCCGGTTTGCTATAGCCTCTCGCCAGTATGCACCAGGTGATCGCCTTCCTAGTACCAGACAGCTAGCAATGCAGACTGGTTTACACCGCAATACGATTAGTAAAGTTTATCAACAATTAGAAGAAATTGGCTTAGTAGTTTCTCAAGCTGGTTCGGGAATTTACGTTCGTCCCCAAGGGAATCAAATTACTCCGCAACAGCAATCTCCTATAGCGACGCAATATCCCCAAGCGCACCAAACCGTACACGAATGTATTGAGAATTTAATGACCCAAGGTTGTTCTTTGGCTCAAGCAAAGGAATTATTTTTAGCCGAAATTGATTGGCGTTTGAGGTGTAGCGCCAAGGTGGTTGTCACTACTCCCAGTCGAGATGTAGGTGCTGGGGAATTAATTGTCCAGGAATTAGAGCAATATTTGGGAATACCAGTAGACTTATCGACTTTAGAGAGTTTATCTTCCAGGTTAGAAGAAGATTCCTCAGTTACAGTGGTCACCAGTCGTTATTTTCTACCTGAAGCTGAAGCGATCGCCTGCAACTTCTCTGTTAGAGTAATTCCTGTAGATATTCAAGATTATGCCCAAGAGCTAGAAATAATTAAAAATTTACCCAATAATAGCTGTTTAGGAGTAGTAAGTTTAAGTCCTGGGATTTTGAAGGTAGTTGAAGTGATTGTCAACAGTTTGCGCGGTGAGGAAATATACTCGATTTCTTGCTTAGTGACCGATACTCAGAAACTACAGGCGACAGTTAGTAGCGCCCATACCATTATCAGCGATCGCGCCAGTTATCACACAGTCAAAGCGGCGATCGCGCAGTTACAAGACGATCTGATTCGCATCCCAAAACTGATTGAAAGCCAAAACTATATTGGTACAGCCTCCGTCAACTTACTCAAGCGTGAATTAGGTTTGATTTAG